CCCAGAGTGAGGCCGTCGCGAAGTGGATCAACACCAACCTTCTCGACGTCTTCGACATCAACGATCGGTTGCGCCGGACCTACGACCTCCGCGGGGTTGCCCACGTTGGGATGTGGGTCGGTATCTCGGTCCCGGTCGGCTGGCTCGTCGGATTTGTCGTCACGTTGGCGAATCTCGTTCGTCCGAGTCGTCCTGAATAATCCGGTCGGGATCGACGCCGTTGTCACCGATCCGGACGGCAACGTCGTTGCCCCCAACGTGAATCGTTCCACCGACCACCAGTGGTGCGACGACGCCCCCCGCGATCGTGCCAGGGTGGCCCAACCTGGCGTCGATACTGATAGCGTCGCCTGCTTCGAGTTCGACGTCCTCGATGAAGGTCTGTGCGGCCCCGAGTAGTTCTTCGTGCGTATATTCCCTTGCCGTCGTGACGAGGGCAGCGTCAGGCGACACCGACTCGGGCGGAGCGATCGGGGTCTCGCTCCAGAATTCACTCTCGAAGTGGACGACTTCGGGGTCGGTCGGCGGGCCACCGTAGGCGAGTGTCGTACAGCCCGCACTCGTCTCGTAGGCCTCGCTCCAGGCCGCCGGACAGAGCAGCGCTCCGCCATCGAACGGCGGCGCTGGGTCGAACTGGACGTTCGCCCCGAGAGTCCCGGCCCCGACAAACGACAACAGTACTTCCGGAATGGGAGTTGTCGCCTGTCGTGTCGGATCCGTTGGCGGCTGTCCATCCGGCCGTTTCGGGGCATCGACGATGCCGACCGTTGTACCCGCGTGAACGCCGTACAACCGCAGTAGATTCGCCGTCTTCCAGGCGGTCGCACAGAAACTCTCGTAGGTGTGGGAACGCGCCCTGTCGTCGGCCCGACGATAGGCCAGTGCCTCGCTCCGGCGCTCGGGAGCGACGAGATCGCCAAGTACCTCCGGATCCATACCCGTCCGGTCGGTGCCATCGGGCAAAAACGGGCGGGGTTTCCGATCGCTCTTTGGCCTGTCAGTCCGCGTCCGGGACCGGAACGCTCAACTCCCCGGCTCTCGGCTACCCGCTCATGAACGAGTTCGTCAAAGACAACCCCGGCCGGGCGTGGCTCGCGACCTTCGCAGTCGCTGTCCTCGCGGTGGCCGGTGGGTCACTCGCGTTCACCAAAACAGTCTGGGATCGGTTCATCTGGCAGTATTTCTGGGGACCAGTGTACGCTGATGCCCACAACGCCGCCTGTGCGATCAAGGCCCAGGGCGAGACGACGCTCGTCAGTTGGTCGAATCAGGCCCAGTGTGCCATCCAAGGGAACGCCGTCGTCGCGGAGCCAGGGTACACCATCGTCTCCGAGGTCGGCTACATGATCACTGCCTTTTTCTTCGTGATCGGGGTCTTCCTGCTGTTGCGACGGCTCGACCTCTCACTCGACAGAAACATGCTGTATGCGCTGGTGCCGTTCATGCTGTTCGGTGGGGCGCTGCGTGTCGTCGAGGACGCCACCGACGAAGTGCCAGCGGGCGTCGACTCGTTCCTGTCGTATCCGCTGAATTCGCTTTTCATCAGTCCCGTCATCTACTTCACCGTCTTTGCGATCGCCCTGACAGCACTCCTCGCGAGCGTCGAACTGGCCGATCGCGACATCGTCGAGACGACACACAAACCGCTCGCTGCGATGGGAATCGGCGTCTTGGCGGTCACGACGGCCTATCTGGGGATGCTCGGGCTCACTGCCGAGTACGTCGGGTTCTATCCACAAGTCATCGTTCTGACGGTCGGACTGGCGTCGCTGTTTGCCTACGGACTGTATGTCCTGGCAGATCGCTTCGCTCCCGAGATCAATCGCGGGACTGGCTACGCCGGCCTGGTTGTGCTGTGGGGCCAGGCTATCGACGGGGTTGCGAACGTGCTGATGGCCGACTGGATCCACGCCATCGGACTGCCCGAGGCGCTGACCTACTCGGCGAAACACCCTGCAAACGCGATCATTATCGACGTGACCAATACCGTGTTGCCACCAGGGGTCATCGACGTCATCGGGACGTCGTGGCCGTTCCTCCTGGTGAAACTCGCCGTCCCACTCGGATTCGTCTGGCTGTTTACCGAGGAATTCGTCGAAGAGAGTCCGCGCTTCTCGTATCTCCTACTCGTGGCAGTGACCGCCGTCGGCCTCGGCCCCGGCACCCGTGACATGGTGCGTGCGGCCCTCGCGATCTAAGGCCACT
The sequence above is drawn from the Halorhabdus sp. CBA1104 genome and encodes:
- a CDS encoding DUF63 family protein, with product MNEFVKDNPGRAWLATFAVAVLAVAGGSLAFTKTVWDRFIWQYFWGPVYADAHNAACAIKAQGETTLVSWSNQAQCAIQGNAVVAEPGYTIVSEVGYMITAFFFVIGVFLLLRRLDLSLDRNMLYALVPFMLFGGALRVVEDATDEVPAGVDSFLSYPLNSLFISPVIYFTVFAIALTALLASVELADRDIVETTHKPLAAMGIGVLAVTTAYLGMLGLTAEYVGFYPQVIVLTVGLASLFAYGLYVLADRFAPEINRGTGYAGLVVLWGQAIDGVANVLMADWIHAIGLPEALTYSAKHPANAIIIDVTNTVLPPGVIDVIGTSWPFLLVKLAVPLGFVWLFTEEFVEESPRFSYLLLVAVTAVGLGPGTRDMVRAALAI